AGGACGAGGAGCTGCACCAGTACTGGATCGACGAGCGCACCAAGTGGTACGTCGACCTCGGCATCAACCCCGACGACCTGCGCCACTTCGAGCACCCGAAGGAGAAGCTCAGCCACTACGCCAAGCGCACCGTCGACATCGAGTTCCGCTTCGGCTTCTCAGGGCGTGACTTCGAGGAGCTCGAGGGCATCGCCAACCGCACCGACTTCGACCTGAAGCAGCACAGCGAGTTCTCCGGCCAGGACCTGCAGTACTTCGACCAGGCCAGCGGCGATCGCTACTTCCCGTACGTCATCGAGCCCGCAGCCGGTCTGACCCGCTCGCTGATGGCCTTCCTCATCAGTGCCTACCAGGAGGACGAGGCGCCCAACACCAAGGGCGGTGTCGACAAGCGCACCGTGCTGCGCCTCGACCCGCGCCTGGCGCCGGTGAAGGTCGCCGTGCTGCCGCTGAGCCGCAACGCCGACCTCAGCCCCAAGGCCAAGGCGCTGGCCGCCGAGCTGCGGCAGAACTGGAACATCGAGTTCGACGACTCCGGCGCCATCGGCCGCCGCTACCGCCGCCAGGACGAGATCGGCACGCCGTACTGCGTGACCGTCGACTTCGACACCCTCGACGACAACGCCGTCACGGTGCGCGAGCGCGACTCCATGCGGCAGGAGCGGATCAGCCTCGAAGGCATCTCCACCTATTTCGCGGAGCGTTTCCTCGGCTGCTGACAGCCGGGTGGCTGCACAATGACCGCATGACGGTCCGCACGCTCGCCCTCGCCCTGGTGGTCACGTTCGCGCTGACGGCCTGCTCGGGCGGGGGCGACGAGTCGATAGAGCCCGGCTCGCCGTCGGTCGCCGGTACGCCGACCAGCACG
This is a stretch of genomic DNA from Nocardioides sp. InS609-2. It encodes these proteins:
- a CDS encoding glycine--tRNA ligase — its product is MAKAPATTLDHVVSLCKRRGFVYPCGEIYGGTRSAWDYGPLGVELKENIKRQWWKSMVTAREDVVGLDSSVILPTRTWEASGHLKTFNDPLTECQSCHKRFREDHLQEDYAAKQEAKGNPVSPDDVDINETVPCPNCGTRGAWTPPRNFNMMLKTYLGVIEDESGLHYLRPETAQGIFLNFANVVTSSRKKPPFGIAQMGKSFRNEITPGNFIFRTREFEQMEMEFFVKPGEDEELHQYWIDERTKWYVDLGINPDDLRHFEHPKEKLSHYAKRTVDIEFRFGFSGRDFEELEGIANRTDFDLKQHSEFSGQDLQYFDQASGDRYFPYVIEPAAGLTRSLMAFLISAYQEDEAPNTKGGVDKRTVLRLDPRLAPVKVAVLPLSRNADLSPKAKALAAELRQNWNIEFDDSGAIGRRYRRQDEIGTPYCVTVDFDTLDDNAVTVRERDSMRQERISLEGISTYFAERFLGC